The Candidatus Peregrinibacteria bacterium genome includes the window ATGCTTTCCTTTTTGTAATATTTTCTGTATTTGTATTTTTTCCTTTTGAGAAAGATGAACGATATATTTTTTCATGCGTATCAAGAAAAATATCGTCCCAAGTATATCACACGAAATTATTTATTGGAAATAATACTAGAATAGTGTCCTCGGTTTCCTCTAAAAGCCTGCGAGCATTCTTCTGTTGAGAATCCTCTGAAAGAAACGCCGCAACAAATACACTGGTATCAAATATTTTCATCAACTGAAATAGATGACTTTGTCAATTTTATTTATGCTTTTTTTGTGAGTTGCCCTTCCGCTTTTTTCCACTATCTTTTGAATGGAAGTTTTTGCAGAAATAGACTGCTTTTTTGATGGGGTAATGCGAGATATATATTTCCCAATAATGCCGATGCTCTGCTGAATTGTTTTCATGCAATGATAAAATGGACACAAGGAGTATACCCATTTTGCTCGAGAAATCAAAACAACACTTTAGCCCATAATCATCGCATCGCGATTCATTCCTACTCCAATATACTTTACCGGAGTGTTTGTAAGCTCTTCGATTTTTTTGATGTACTTTTGAGCATTTTTTGGAAGATCTTCAAATTTTCGACACTTAGAAATATCTTCCTGCCATCCAGACATTTCCAAAATTTCCGGCTCTACTTTTGAGAGAACATCAATACTTGCAGGAAAACTCTTGAGATTTTTTCCTTTGTATTTGTAGCCAGTAATAATTTTTAAAGTAGGAAAATCAGAGAGCACATCAAGTTTCGTAACATTCCAATAATCAACTCCATTCACAAGTGCGCTATAATTCGCTACAGCAATATCGAGCCATCCGCATCGTCTTGGACGTCCTGTTGTCGCACCATATTCTCCTCCAATTTTTCGGAGTTTCTCTCCATCTTCTCCGGTATCTTCACTCGGAAATGGTCCTGAGCCAACTCGAGTCGTATACGCTTTCAAAATGCCGATCACTGATTCAACTTTTGATGGTGCAATTCCAGTTCCACTGCATGCTCCAGCAACGGTGGTATTTGAACTCGTTACAAATGGATACGTTCCAAAATCAATATCGAGATGAGTCCCCTGCGCTCCTTCGACGAGAATGATTTTCCCCTTTCGACGAGTATCGCGAATATATTCGGTCGTGTCAATAATCATATTTTTCAATTTTTCTGAATATCCGCGGTATTCTTCGAGTTGTTTTGCAATATATTCCTCAAATTCTTGCGGATTCTCCTCAAGAAAACCATACATTTCTCCATGACGAGTAATATTTGTCCGAAATTTTTCTGAAAAAGCCTCAAATCCACTCACGAGATCTCCAGCACGAATTCCGATTCGACTCGCTTTATCTGTATATGCTGGACCAATACCGCGTTTTGTTGTCCCTACAGATTGTTTCCCTTTTCGTTCTTCCTGAATACAGTCAATTTTTATGTGATATTCAAAAATAAGATGCGCTCGATCACTCAAAAAAAGCCTTCCGTCGGGCGAAACTCCATAGGACTTGAGATCTTCTATTTCTTGAAAAAGTGTTGGAAGATGTACTACGCAGCCATTTCCAATAATTCCCACCTTTCCCTTATGGAGAAGTCCTGAAGGAATGAGATGGAACACGAATTTTCTCCCTTCAACGTAAATAGTATGTCCCGCATTTGCCCCGCCTGCTGATCTCGCAATAATATCAAATTCTTCTGAGAGAATATCTACAAGTTTCCCCTTTCCTTCATCGCCCCATTGAGCCCCAATTATTACACAAATATTTCCGAGGGAAGATAGCATAGGATGGGAAAAAATCCTGGGAGATTGTGACAGGTTTTTTGCAAAAGATCAAAATCAATTATAGAAAGCACAAAGCACAAAACACAAAGTACAAAACTTAAAAAAGAATTTCATATTTTGTACTTTGTACTTTTAATTTTGTACTTTGTAATTTGACTTTCATAAATAGGACTAATATACTCCTGTTTGCAAATATGAACTTTGCATTTAAAAATTTTTATTATTTTCTATGAATTCTTGTTGTCAGGATGACGATCATGAAGCAGTGCCTTCTCTTGCGTACGTCTCTGGGATGGCTCCAGATTTTGTCGCAAATACATATTTTAAAGGAGAATTCCACGAAGTATCTCTCCACGAATATCTCCGCAAAGAAAAATGGGTGGTGCTTTTCTTTTATCCGCTTGATTTCACCTTTGTCTGCCCGACAGAGATTAAGGAATTCTCAAAAATGGCAAAAGAATTTGAGAAGGAGGGCGCACAAATTCTTGGGGTTTCCGTCGACAGTGAATATTCCCACCAGGCTTGGTGTAAAGGAGATCTAGGAGATTTAGAATTTCCGCTGATTTCTGATTTTAACAAGGAAATTTCTCTGTCGTATGGCGTTTTACATGACGATGGCATGAGCCTCAGAGGAACGTTTATCATCGACCCAAATGGCATTATTCAACATTCCACTATCAATAATTTGCCACTCGGACGAAATGTCGATGAGACACTTCGTACTCTTTGTGCCGCAAAAACAGGAGAACTGTGTCCTGTTGGATGGCAGAAAGGAGGGAAGACGCTCGGGAAAGCGTAGGGGAAATTATAAATTAGTAGAGACGTTGCAATGCAACGTCTCTACTCTCTCGCAAATAAATTTTCCGCTTCCTTCAGCCCTTCCACGAGTTTCTCGACATCTTCCTTCTCGTTGTACATCCAAAAACTCGCGCGAACTGATCCATTTTTCAAATTTAAGAATTGATGAATTGGCTCTGCACAATGGAGTCCACTTCTCACACAAATATTTTTCGTGTCGAGGAATTGCGCGATATCGTGCGGATGAATTTTTGGATGAATACATGAAATCAGCCCTGATCTCATTTCCACATCTTTCGTTCCGAGAATATGAAAATTGGGAAGTTCTTTTTCAAAAAGCTGCAATGCATATTTGAGAAGTTCTTTTTCGTGATCTCGAATTTTTTGGAGTCCGATTCCGTTTAAAAAATCACAGGTAATTCCAAGACCGATGATTTCGGCAATTGCGGGTGTTCCCGCTTCAAATTTTTGCGGCGAACGGAGCATTGTAAATCCTTTTTGAGAAACAGTGTCAACCATATCTCCCCC containing:
- a CDS encoding adenylosuccinate synthase, whose product is MLSSLGNICVIIGAQWGDEGKGKLVDILSEEFDIIARSAGGANAGHTIYVEGRKFVFHLIPSGLLHKGKVGIIGNGCVVHLPTLFQEIEDLKSYGVSPDGRLFLSDRAHLIFEYHIKIDCIQEERKGKQSVGTTKRGIGPAYTDKASRIGIRAGDLVSGFEAFSEKFRTNITRHGEMYGFLEENPQEFEEYIAKQLEEYRGYSEKLKNMIIDTTEYIRDTRRKGKIILVEGAQGTHLDIDFGTYPFVTSSNTTVAGACSGTGIAPSKVESVIGILKAYTTRVGSGPFPSEDTGEDGEKLRKIGGEYGATTGRPRRCGWLDIAVANYSALVNGVDYWNVTKLDVLSDFPTLKIITGYKYKGKNLKSFPASIDVLSKVEPEILEMSGWQEDISKCRKFEDLPKNAQKYIKKIEELTNTPVKYIGVGMNRDAMIMG
- a CDS encoding peroxiredoxin translates to MAPDFVANTYFKGEFHEVSLHEYLRKEKWVVLFFYPLDFTFVCPTEIKEFSKMAKEFEKEGAQILGVSVDSEYSHQAWCKGDLGDLEFPLISDFNKEISLSYGVLHDDGMSLRGTFIIDPNGIIQHSTINNLPLGRNVDETLRTLCAAKTGELCPVGWQKGGKTLGKA